A stretch of the Alnus glutinosa chromosome 6, dhAlnGlut1.1, whole genome shotgun sequence genome encodes the following:
- the LOC133871349 gene encoding EG45-like domain containing protein, whose translation MGINAQVLLTFGTIICFASTSYTYDGTASFYKPPYVPSSCNGYRDDGIFLAGASDAVWKNGAACGKVYVVYCTGATNQAPHPCTDTGTAVVVRIVDYCPKGCRGTINLSEVAFSMIADLSAGVIKVNYTEWKN comes from the exons ATGGGAATAAATGCTCAAGTTCTGCTTACCTTTGGCACCATCATATGTTTTGCTTCAACTTCATATACTTACGATGGGACTGCCAGTTTCTACAAGCCTCCTTACGTTC CCTCTTCATGTAATGGATATAGAGATGATGGTATTTTTTTAGCCGGAGCAAGTGATGCTGTGTGGAAAAATGGGGCAGCATGTGGGAAAGTTTACGTGGTGTACTGTACTGGTGCCACAAACCAAGCACCGCACCCTTGTACGGATACCGGTACCGCTGTTGTGGTCAGAATTGTTGATTATTGTCCAAAAGGATGCCGCGGAACCATTAATCTTTCAGAAGTTGCTTTCTCTATGATTGCTGATCTCAGTGCTGGAGTAATTAAGGTTAACTATACAGA GTGGAAGAATTAA
- the LOC133871817 gene encoding EG45-like domain containing protein — protein MGINAPVLLTFVTIICFASTSYTFQGTASFYKPPYVPSACNGYRDDGIFIAGASDALWNNGAACGKDYLVHCTGATNQAPQPCKSKAVRVRIVDYCPKGCSGTINLSEDAFSMIANLSAGVIKVDYAEYYKKWEN, from the exons atgggAATAAATGCTCCAGTTCTGCTTACCTTTGTCACCATCATATGTTTTGCTTCAACTTCATATACTTTCCAAGGGACTGCCAGCTTCTACAAGCCTCCTTACGTTC CCTCTGCATGTAATGGATATAGAGATGATGGCATTTTTATAGCCGGAGCAAGTGATGCGCTATGGAACAATGGGGCAGCATGTGGGAAAGATTACTTGGTGCACTGTACTGGTGCTACAAACCAAGCACCACAACCTTGTAAATCCAAAGCTGTTAGGGTCAGAATTGTCGATTATTGTCCAAAAGGATGCTCCGGAACCATTAATCTTTCAGAAGATGCTTTCTCCATGATTGCTAATCTCAGTGCTGGAGTAATTAAGGTTGACTATGCAGAGTACTACAAAAA GTGGGAGAATTAA
- the LOC133870124 gene encoding EG45-like domain containing protein, with protein sequence MGINAQVLITFGTIICFASTSYTYQGTASFYKPPYFPSACNGYRDDGIFIAGASDALWKNGAACGKDYLVYCTGATNQAPQPCTSNDVVVRIVDYCPKGCRGTINLSEDAFSMIANLSAGVIKVDYAEYYRKWP encoded by the exons ATGGGAATAAATGCTCAAGTTCTGATTACCTTTGGCACCATCATATGTTTTGCTTCAACCTCATATACTTACCAAGGGACTGCCAGCTTCTACAAGCCTCCTTACTTTC CCTCTGCATGTAATGGATATAGAGATGATGGTATTTTTATAGCCGGAGCAAGTGATGCTCTATGGAAAAATGGGGCAGCATGTGGGAAAGATTACTTGGTGTACTGTACTGGTGCCACAAACCAAGCACCACAACCTTGTACATCCAACGATGTTGTGGTCAGAATTGTTGATTATTGTCCCAAAGGATGCCGCGGAACTATTAATCTTTCAGAAGATGCTTTCTCTATGATTGCTAATCTCAGTGCTGGAGTAATTAAGGTTGACTATGCAGAGTACTACAGAAA GTGGCCGTAA